A genomic stretch from Aedes albopictus strain Foshan chromosome 2, AalbF5, whole genome shotgun sequence includes:
- the LOC109429391 gene encoding myosin heavy chain, muscle isoform X5, with product MPKPVVQVGDDPDPSEWLFVSLEQKRIDQSKPYDAKKACWVPDEKEGYVLGEIKATKGELVTVGLPGGETKDFKKDLVSQVNPPKYEKCEDMSNLTYLNDASVLHNLRERYRAKLIYTYSGLFCVVINPYKRWPLYTLRVAKMYRGKRRNEVPPHLFAVSDGAYVNMLTNHENQSMLITGESGAGKTENTKKVIAYFATIGASTKKDESTEKKASLEDQVVQTNPVLEAYGNAKTVRNDNSSRFGKFIRIHFTGSGKLAGADIETYLLEKARVISQQSLERSYHIFYQMMSGSVKGLKEMCFLSNDIYDYYNVAQGKITIPNVDDGEECALTDEAFNVLGFTQEEKDNIYRITAAVMHMGGMKFKQKGREEQAEADGMEEGDRVAKLLGCVTEDLYKNLLKPRIKVGAEFVTKGQNKDQVTNAVGALCKGIFDRLFKWLVKKCNETLDTQMKRVQFIGVLDIAGFEIFDYNGFEQLCINFTNEKLQQFFNHHMFVLEQEEYKKEGINWAFIDFGMDLLACIELIEKPMGILSILEEESMFPKATDQTFAEKLMNNHLGKSAPFQKPKPPKPGCQAAHFAIGHYAGVVSYNITGWLEKNKDPLNDTVVDQFKKGQNKLVVEIFADHPGQSGGADAGGGKGGRGKKGAGFATVSSSYKEQLNNLMTTLKSTQPHFVRCIIPNELKQTGLIDAHLVMHQLTCNGVLEGIRICRKGFPNRMMYPDFKLRYLILAPAAMMAEKEGKNAAQKCFDAIGLDPESYRIGHTKVFFRAGVLGQMEEFRDERLSKIMSWMQSWCRGYLARKEFKKMQEQRVALETVQRNLRKYMKLRTWAWWKLWQKVKPLLNVSRVEDQIAELESKAQKAQEAFEKEEKARKELEALNSKLLAEKTALLDSLSGEKGALQDFQEKTAKLTAQKNDLENQLRDTQERLSQEEDARNQLMQTKKKLEQEMNGQKKDAEDLELQIQKIEQDKASKDHQIRNLNDEIAHQDELINKLNKEKKMQGEVNQKTAEELQAAEDKVNHLNKVKAKLEQTLDELEDSLEREKKLRGDVEKAKRKVEGDLKLTQEAVADLERNKKELEQTVMRKDKEISALSAKLEDEQSLVGKTQKQIKELQGRIEELEEEVEAERQARAKAEKQRADLARELEELGERLEEAGGATSAQIELNKKREAELAKLRRDLEESNIQHEGTLANLRKKHNDAVAEMAEQVDQLNKLKTKAEHDRANMYNELNNTRSACDTLAREKAAQEKVAKQLQHTLNEVQGKLDETNRTLNDFDSAKKKLSIENSDLLRQLEDAESQVSQLSKIKISLTQQLEDTKRLADEESRERATLLGKFRNLEHDLDSLREQVEEEAEGKADIQRQLSKANAEAQLWRTKYESEGVARAEELEEAKRKLQARLAEAEETIESLNQKCVALEKTKQRLSTEVEDLQLEVDRATSIANAAEKKQKAFDKIIGEWKLKVDDLAAELDASQKECRNYSTELFRLKGAYEEGQEQLEAVRRENKNLADEVKDLLDQIGEGGRNIHEIEKSRKRLEAEKDELQAALEEAEAALEQEENKVLRAQLELSQVRQEIDRRIQEKEEEFENTRKNHQRALDSMQASLEAEAKGKAEALRMKKKLEADINELEIALDHANKANAEAQKNIKRYQQQLKDVQSALEEEQRARDDAREQLGISERRANALQNELEESRTLLEQADRGRRQAEQELSDAHEQLNEVSAQNASIAAAKRKLESELQTLHSDLDELLNEAKNSEEKAKKAMVDAARLADELRAEQDHAQTQEKLRKALEQQIKELQVRLDDAETNALKGGKKAIQKLEQRVRELESELDSEQRRHADAQKNLRKSERRIKELTFQSEEDRKNHERMQDLVDKLQQKIKTYKRQIEEAEEIAALNLAKFRKAQQELEEAEERADIAEQAATKFRTKGGRAGSVQRGASPAPQRQPSVMPGLAGLNFPTFDDHGF from the exons ATGCCGAAGCCAGTTGTCCAAGTCGGCGATGACCCCGATCCAAGCGAGTGGCTGTTCGTCTCGCTCGAACAGAAGCGTATCGATCAAAGCAAGCCGTACGATGCCAAGAAGGCCTGCTGGGTTCCAGATGAGAAGGAGGGCTACGTCCTCGGTGAAATCAAGGCCACCAAGGGTGAGCTGGTCACCGTTGGCCTGCCCGGTGGTGAG ACCAAGGACTTCAAGAAGGATCTGGTCAGCCAGGTCAACCCACCGAAATACGAGAAATGCGAGGATATGTCCAACTTGACATATCTTAACGATGCCTCTGTCTTGCATAACTTGAGAGAGCGTTACAGGGCCAAGCTTATCTAC ACCTACTCCGGATTGTTCTGCGTTGTCATCAATCCCTACAAGCGTTGGCCGCTGTACACCCTGCGTGTCGCCAAGATGTACCGTGGCAAGCGTCGTAATGAAGTGCCGCCCCATCTGTTCGCCGTTTCTGACGGTGCCTACGTCAACATGTTGACCAACCACGAGAACCAGTCTATGCTGATTACCGGTGAATCTGGTGCCGGAAAGACTGAGAACACCAAGAAGGTCATTGCGTACTTCGCCACCATTGGCGCCTCGACCAAGAAGGACGAGAGTACTGAAAAGAAGGCCTCCCTGGAAGATCAGGTCGTCCAGACCAATCCCGTCCTGGAAGCCTACGGTAACGCCAAGACCGTCCGTAACGATAACTCTTCCCGTTTC GGTAAGTTCATCCGTATCCACTTCACCGGATCCGGTAAGCTGGCTGGTGCCGATATTGAGACCTACCTGCTGGAAAAGGCCCGTGTCATCTCCCAACAGTCGCTGGAGCGTTCCTACCATATCTTCTACCAGATGATGTCCGGTTCCGTCAAGGGACTTAAAG AAATGTGCTTCCTGTCCAACGATATCTACGATTACTACAACGTCGCCCAGGGTAAAATTACCATTCCTAATGTCGATGACGGCGAGGAATGTGCGTTGACCGAT GAAGCCTTCAACGTCTTGGGCTTCACCCAGGAAGAAAAGGACAACATCTACCGTATCACCGCCGCTGTCATGCACATGGGTGGTATGAAGTTCAAGCAGAAGGGTCGCGAAGAGCAGGCTGAAGCCGACGGTATGGAGGAAGGTGATCGCGTCGCCAAGCTGTTGGGCTGCGTCACTGAGGATCTGTACAAGAACTTGCTGAAGCCCCGTATCAAGGTCGGTGCCGAGTTCGTCACCAAGGGTCAGAACAAGGACCAGGTCACCAACGCCGTCGGTGCCCTCTGCAAGGGTATCTTCGATCGTCTCTTCAAGTGGCTGGTCAAGAAGTGTAACGAGACTCTGGACACTCAGATGAAGCGCGTCCAGTTCATCGGTGTACTGGATATTGCTGGTTTCGAAATTTTCGAC TACAACGGCTTCGAGCAGCTCTGTATTAACTTCACCAACGAGAAGCTGCAGCAGTTCTTCAACCACCACATGTTCGTCCTGGAACAGGAAGAATACAAGAAAGAGGGTATTAACTGGGCCTTCATCGATTTCGGTATGGATCTGCTGGCCTGTATTGAACTGATTGAAAAG CCTATGGGTATCCTGTCCATTCTTGAAGAAGAATCTATGTTCCCGAAAGCCACCGATCAGACCTTTGCTGAGAAGCTGATGAACAACCACTTGGGCAAGTCTGCTCCGTTCCAGAAGCCCAAGCCACCGAAGCCAGGTTGCCAGGCCGCCCACTTCGCCATTGGTCACTACGCCGGTGTTGTCTCGTACAACATCACTGGATGGCTTGAGAAGAACAAGGATCCTCTGAACGATACCGTTGTCGATCAGTTCAAGAAGGGTCAGAACAAGCTGGTGGTGGAGATCTTCGCTGATCACCCAGGACAGTCTGGCGGCGCTGATGCCGGTGGCGGCAAGGGTGGACGTGGTAAGAAGGGTGCTGGTTTCGCCACTGTCTCCTCGTCCTACAAGGAACAGCTGAACAACCTGATGACCACTCTGAAGTCGACTCAACCTCACTTCGTCCGTTGTATCATTCCCAACGAATTGAAGCAGACCGGTCTCATCGATGCCCACTTGGTCATGCACCAGCTGACTTGTAACGGTGTACTTGAAGGTATCCGTATTTGCCGTAAAGGTTTCCCCAACCGAATGATGTACCCTGACTTCAAGCTGCG TTATCTGATTTTGGCCCCAGCTGCCATGATGGCTGAAAAGGAGGGAAAGAATGCCGCTCAGAAATGTTTCGATGCTATCGGTCTGGATCCCGAGTCCTACCGTATTGGTCACACCAAG GTCTTCTTCCGTGCCGGTGTCCTGGGTCaaatggaggaattccgtgaCGAGCGTCTGTCCAAGATCATGTCCTGGATGCAGTCCTGGTGCCGTGGCTACCTCGCCCGTAAGGAGTTCAAGAAGATGCAGGAGCAGCGCGTCGCCCTGGAGACCGTCCAGCGCAATCTGCGCAAGTACATGAAGCTCCGCACCTGGGCCTGGTGGAAACTGTGGCAGAAGGTCAAGCCTCTGCTGAACGTTTCCCGCGTCGAGGACCAGATCGCT GAACTCGAATCCAAGGCTCAGAAGGCCCAGGAAGCCTTCGAGAAGGAAGAGAAGGCCCGCAAGGAACTGGAAGCCCTGAACAGCAAGCTGTTGGCTGAAAAGACCGCCCTGCTGGATTCTCTGTCCGGCGAAAAGGGTGCCCTCCAGGACTTCCAGGAGAAGACCGCCAAGTTGACCGCCCAGAAGAACGACCTCGAGAACCAGCTGCGCGACACCCAGGAGCGCCTGTCTCAGGAGGAAGATGCCCGCAACCAACTGATGCAGACCAAGAAGAAGTTGGAGCAGGAAATGAACGGCCAGAAGAAGGATGCCGAAGATCTGGAACTGCAGATCCAGAAGATCGAACAGGACAAGGCCTCCAAGGATCACCAGATCCGCAACTTGAACGATGAGATCGCCCACCAGGACGAGCTGATCAACAAGTTGAACAAGGAAAAGAAGATGCAGGGTGAGGTCAACCAGAAGACCGCCGAAGAACTGCAGGCCGCTGAAGATAAGGTCAACCACCTGAACAAGGTTAAGGCCAAGCTGGAGCAGACTCTGGATgaactggaggattctctggaacgCGAGAAGAAGCTGCGCGGTGATGTTGAGAAGGCCAAGCGCAAGGTTGAGGGTGACCTGAAGTTGACTCAGGAAGCCGTGGCCGATCTGGAGCGCAACAAGAAGGAACTGGAACAGACCGTCATGCGCAAGGACAAGGAAATCTCTGCCCTTTCCGCCAAGCTGGAAGATGAACAGTCCCTGGTTGGCAAGACCCAGAAGCAGATCAAGGAACTGCAGGGCCGCATTGAGGAACTGGAAGAGGAAGTCGAAGCCGAGCGTCAAGCCCGCGCCAAGGCCGAGAAGCAGCGTGCCGATCTGGCTCGTGAACTCGAGGAACTAGGTGAGCGCCTGGAGGAAGCCGGTGGTGCCACCTCTGCCCAGATCGAGCTGAACAAGAAGCGTGAAGCTGAACTCGCCAAGCTGCGTCGCGACTTGGAAGAATCCAACATCCAGCACGAAGGTACCCTGGCCAACCTGCGCAAGAAGCACAACGATGCCGTCGCCGAGATGGCTGAACAGGTTGACCAGCTCAACAAGCTGAAGACTAA GGCTGAACACGATCGCGCTAACATGTACAATGAGCTGAACAACACTCGCTCCGCTTGCGATACTCTTGCTCGCGAGAAG GCTGCCCAAGAGAAGGTTGCCAAGCAGCTGCAGCACACTCTGAACGAAGTCCAGGGCAAGCTGGATGAAACCAACCGCACCCTGAACGACTTCGACTCCGCCAAGAAGAAGCTGTCGATCGAAAACTCCGACCTGCTCCGCCAGCTGGAGGATGCCGAATCCCAGGTCTCGCAGCTCAGCAAGATCAAGATCTCGCTCACCCAGCAGCTGGAGGACACCAAGCGTCTCGCCGACGAAGAATCTCGCGAACGCGCCACCCTGCTCGGCAAGTTCCGCAACCTGGAGCACGACCTCGACAGCCTGCGCGAGCAGGTTGAGGAGGAAGCCGAAGGCAAGGCTGACATCCAGCGCCAGCTCAGCAAGGCCAACGCCGAAGCCCAGCTGTGGCGTACCAAGTACGAGTCCGAGGGTGTTGCCCGCGCCGAGGAGCTCGAGGAAGCCAAGAGGAAACTCCAGGCCCGCCTTGCCGAAGCCGAGGAAACCATCGAGTCGCTCAACCAGAAGTGTGTCGCTCTGGAGAAGACCAAGCAGCGTCTGTCCACCGAGGTCGAGGATCTGCAGCTCGAGGTCGACCGTGCCACCTCCATTGCCAACGCTGCCGAGAAGAAGCAGAAGGCCTTCGACAAGATCATTGGAGAATGGAAGCTCAAGGTCGACGATCTGGCTGCCGAGCTGGATGCTTCCCAAAAGGAATGCCGCAACTACTCCACCGAACTGTTCCGTCTCAAGGGTGCCTACGAAGAAGGCCAGGAGCAGCTTGAGGCTGTCCGCCGTGAGAACAAGAACCTGGCTGATGAAGTCAAGGATCTGCTGGACCAGATCGGCGAGGGTGGCCGCAACATCCACGAGATCGAGAAGTCTCGCAAGCGTCTGGAAGCCGAAAAGGACGAACTCCAGGCCGCTCTCGAGGAAGCCGAAGCTGCCCTGGAACAGGAAGAGAACAAGGTTCTGCGCGCTCAGCTGGAACTGTCTCAGGTCCGCCAGGAAATCGACCGCCGCATCCAGGAGAAGGAAGAGGAGTTCGAAAACACCCGCAAGAACCACCAGCGCGCCCTGGACTCCATGCAGGCCTCTCTTGAAGCCGAAGCCAAGGGTAAGGCTGAGGCCCTGCGCATGAAGAAGAAGTTGGAAGCTGACATCAATGAGCTTGAGATTGCTCTGGATCATGCCAACAAG GCTAACGCTGAGGCCCAGAAGAACATTAAGCGCTACCAGCAACAACTGAAGGATGTCCAGAGCGCCCTGGAGGAAGAACAGCGTGCCCGTGACGATGCCCGCGAACAGCTTGGAATCTCTGAGCGCCGTGCCAACGCCCTGCAGAACGAACTGGAGGAATCGCGCACCCTGCTGGAACAGGCCGACCGTGGCCGTCGCCAGGCCGAACAGGAACTGAGCGATGCTCACGAACAGCTGAACGAAGTTTCCGCCCAGAACGCCTCCATCGCCGCTGCCAAGAGGAAGCTGGAGTCTGAACTGCAGACCCTGCACTCCGACCTGGATGAGCTGCTGAACGAAGCCAAGAACTCCGAAGAAAAGGCCAAGAAGGCTATGGTTGATGCCGCCCGCCTGGCTGATGAACTCCGTGCCGAACAGGATCATGCCCAGACCCAGGAGAAACTGCGCAAGGCCCTTGAACAACAGATCAAGGAACTGCAGGTCCGCCTGGACGATGCCGAAACCAACGCCCTGAAGGGAGGCAAGAAGGCCATCCAGAAACTGGAACAGCGCGTCCGCGAGCTGGAATCCGAACTGGACAGCGAACAGAGAAGACACGCCGATGCCCAGAAGAACCTCCGCAAGTCTGAACGCCGCATCAAGGAACTGACCTTCCAGTCCGAGGAAGACCGCAAGAACCACGAACGCATGCAGGATCTCGTCGACAAGCTGCAGCAGAAGATCAAGACTTACAAGAGGCAGATTGAGGAAGCCGAGGAAATCGCCGCTCTGAATCTTGCCAAGTTCCGCAAGGCTCAGCAGGAACTGGAAGAAGCCGAAGAGCGCGCCGACATTGCCGAGCAAGCTGCCACCAAATTCCGCACCAAGGGAGGACGTGCTGGTTCGGTGCAGCGTGGTGCCAGCCCAGCA CCCCAGAGACAACCATCTGTTATGCCAGGACTTGCAGGTCTTAACTTCCCAACATTCGATGACCATGGCTTCTAA